The Lytechinus variegatus isolate NC3 chromosome 11, Lvar_3.0, whole genome shotgun sequence genome contains the following window.
tttttttatttttttttagaacgcGAAATTTGGCAAATTTAAGCACTTTAACcgcatttaaagataaatacacGCATCATttggtgatttaaaaaaatatcgttTCTGTCTTGAAAACTGTTGGGGTGACTGTACATGCTATACTCCTTCTCCGAAAAGTGGGGGATATCCCcgacccctccccctcccgGATTTAGACGGAAGTGATCGTTGGGGCAAGtaatattagaccaaatgttgGGTTCACCATCATTATGTTATTACAACGTAATTAACGTAATGGTCGTGACACCAAGTGAATACAAAGCCTTGTTGTTGTGTGAGTAAATGGTGCGATTTCATATCGTATGATATTCATTCTAAAACgaacaaaattaaataatggaaaatgaCTTCCCTTGACATGGGTTTGCgatgataatttttgttttaataatttgtttcacaggTATTTGATTTCATCTCAAAGATGAGGTTCATAACCACGGCTCTAGTCTTCGCAGTTTCAGGATTTTTCAAAATCTGCACTTATGGAGGTATCTATAGGTTTCCATTTAACATTGTTTATAAGTTCAGTCTGTATTTGAAAAATACAAAGGATTATCCAAAGCAAGCAAACACACActctaataaaaatattgggtaaaagtgctccatgagggtaattatatatgtgtccaaccaacattgggcatttcttttgggcatttttgtttatccagtgtgatgaaaattttgcccattctaaagtaattgctgcttattttttaaccttacttcccgcattgggtaaaatgctGCCCAAAATTGGCTGGACACATCATTTCCCTCGTGGTGGTataaattttacccaatattttgttttatatagtgTATTAGGTATTTGGGAAAATTTAAAAGCCAGTGTTTCTGTAAATATCATGTAAATTTAATGTTATGTGAAAATAAATCTTAACATTTAAGTACCTATATGCATATCAGATATGCTTTCTATGCTTACTTGAATTTTCTCGTGTGCAGGAGCACATTTGGGTTCAGTTGCCCTTATTTAAGATCAAATGTCCTCGGCGAAGTTAATAAAGTGTATTCGATGATATCTTGTCAAAATGATATACCGGAACCGgttgatttcaaattttgcaaccTTTATGTTTTTACCTTATTTCCAGCTGAAATGTTCGTCGCTGATCCAGGGATGGGGAGTCGGGCGATATACGTGGGGGTTTCCGATGAAAACGGGTCTTTTGCTGAAACGGGTCTTTTGCTGAAACAAACTTCAAAGCTCTGCCTTTGGACAACCTGATGTTGCCATGGGCCGTCGCCTTTGACAACAGATCAAGGACTGTTTTCTGGTCAGATGCTGTACTTGACGCCATCTTTAGAGCGAATATCGATGGTACTGATCAGAGGATCATAGTAGATAATTTAGGATGTAAGTGAAGTTGCGCGATAGAGAAGCAGCATTGCCTCAAATCGTGACCAGGGCATTTTGTCCTaattttatacaaatttgattGTATTTGATATCAAGACAAGATATTTCCCAAGTTTTGCATAAAATTATAATGAGGAATCCGTCAAAGTTCGGCGTACGATATTAGTGCAGATACTATACAGGCAAACTATGCAACTTACAAAATACACGATATTTAATttgattgtatttgatattaagACAAGATATTTCCCAAGTTTTGCACAAAATTATAATGAGGAATCCGTCAAAGTTCGGCGTACGATATTTGCAGATACTATACAGGTAAATTATGCAACTTACAAAATACACGATATTTAAACACAACTATCTATATCTAGGCCTGATTGTGGTCATAGGATATCAGCCGTCGTGGTCTAATCAACTATAGTGTTCTGAATTCATACTTCATGCAGTTTAAGAACCTTTTTTCATAGTCACAATTTatgtcatttctttttcaataattttccaACGTCACTgctttttaatgataaaattctACCCTGCTAATATATGACAGTTGGATAatgcatttcctttttttccctcACAGATCCTGCTGGTCTGTCTATCGACACAGTGAACGACAGAATTTACTGGACAGACCGTGAACTTGATGTGGTAGGATCTTCAACCCTTAACGGCACTGACAGAACTGTATTGGTCAATAGTGGATTAACGACGCCGGAAGGTATCACAGTGTCCACGAGAAACAAGTGAgggaaattatacatgtattaatatatCCTTGTCTGAAATATCATTGCCTCGGATGTTTATTCAAAACTAAACCAAGCAATATCATCCTGCCTCATTAGGGCTGTCTTCGCTGGGGAACATTatgttaatgaaaaaaaagttatctgTTTTATTACCATGTATGTTGTTACCATAGGAACCGGTTAAAGTGAATCTGCATAGTTAACAAGCTTTCAATTGGTATCTAGtttgatgatttcattttttctttcctaaATGGAATGGGGCCTTTAATTATTGCAAGCTGGATAAGAATATAATTATTCCCCATGAAATGTATggtttttataattttaaatACAAACATATTACATGGGGGAGGCTTTTGGCAAGAAATTAGCATATTGTCGCCTATTTTAACGATACGACAAATATTCGCCCTTCCCTTTTTCCAAATTACGATTCATGCTCCAATTTTTCCCTTGTGGCCTCCTTCTCATTCCggttgattgtttttttttccgcCAACAGTCGGCAGTTTCATATGCTAGTAATTCATTATTTGCatttattcattgattgattgattcattccttcattcaatcattcgtttgtttattcaatcattacaaaattcgtactcattcatccatccatctattcaatcattcatccattcattcacaTATTTATTCGTTAGGTTTGCTTGTTTTATACAGCCTTCTGTTTTGGGTTGATCGGGGTGACAATAACAATCCTGGGACAATTGAGCGTGTCAATACCGCAGGTAGCCAACGCATGACGATCGTTTCGGGTGAGCTGGATTATCCAACTGCAGTTTCCCTCAACCACGATGGTAATAAAGCATTTTagatatgatttttaaaaaatgcaaacaaCGCGACGACAGAACAGAAAATCACAGTAAGGCTGTAATTACTCTGttaaaaaaactgattttacagaaagaatCATTACTTCTGTAAATTCAATAAACATAAATTTTTCCGCAATCTAACAGAACAGGTCTAGGggaaaggatgttttattaaaggaaatttgtaaggttccatacaccaaataccaacttcctgtaattttacatgatataatgtaagattacgcaatctggtaaaattacaggtgttctcgaaaCTCTGCTGCaagaacttcttttattttaaggataaatttctAACAGTGTGTATATAGATTTTTGttgatgtaatttcaaaagTACAGTCttcattcatgaaatttgttcTATGTTACACGGTTATTGCAGCAATCTATTCTATACTGGCATCTTActtataataaaaagaaaactcgCACTTATATAAAAAGGTAAGAGAAGTTATAACATCCAACTATTATTAATACACTTGCAAAGTTTTGAATGCCAATAAGGTACACACAGAAGAGGAGTGATGTAGATACAACTGTTATTCTGCTCAACAATTAATGTCGAATTTAATGTAACATTACGTTTTTGTCCATTCTACCTTGATgacatgtttatatatatatatatatatatatatatatatatatatatatatatatatatatatatatatatatatatatgtatatatatatatatatatgcatatttttttcagaggaTCGTTTGTACTGGGCAGATTTTGGGCCAGGACATGTGGCGTCTGTAACTATTAATGGTAACGACCGTAGGGAACATGTTACCAAGGTGCAAGGCTTCTCCTTCATCAAACCTTACGGCCTCGCGCTCCTTGGAAGGGAAGATAAGATATTCTACTCGGATCATACTCAGAAGGTCATCTTAGAAATCGACAAGTCGCGAAGAAGTGACCAAACAGAAATAACGATCCAAGGCAACGAAGGTCAATTTCGGGATCTGACGCATATCTTTATTAGCGAATTTTCGGAAGGTATCTGTAAGGGGTGTAGATCatatattttgcttatttttatttcattttatctgccGGTTGTACTCTGTCATGATAGCCCATTCGTCGAGATATCCAGTGGTGTCCCTAAAAACATGCACATATTACGGccagtcgaaaacagccattttattcattattattcaaaccGACTAAATGTaactggtacaaaaaaatgttgaaacggctgtttctGACTCGCCGTACCGCCTCCGTATGGATGTGACTGAGGCATAACTGACAAGTGTGATGGATATATCCTCCTTTCTCTGGGATAAGTTTCTTGTCGATTTTAGATCTCGTTTTTCCCCCTTCAAATTATTGCTCTCATCCCTTATAGTCATTTGTGATCCAGAATCCAAGTCTGCGGCACCCCAGCAACCGCCGTGTCCATCAACCCCAGCTTCGATGACAAAAATGACGACCATCGTTCAAGATTCCACCACGACGATCATTGTGTCAGAGAACCCCAATCACACGACGACAATAGCCGGGTCCTCTACGATGTCTACACCGATCAACTCTACGACAGGTAGGTCATCATGACTTGATCGTGTTGgctcacggggggggggggggggcacgtaaAAATTTCCTAAAAACTAAGTAAAAAGCGAGAGAGTGAAGCAACCGAATTTGTCatggggagcttttgcattttttaaagtgGATTGAAGGATTCTCACGCATTATTTCGTTGCCTGAAAATCTTCTGTAAGAAAATGTTAGTGTTATCCCTCCTCCTCCGCTACGTATACGACCATGGACTGGATCATGGAGGCACTCCCTTGATCTATTTATTCCTTGTTGATATTCATACACCTATCATACATTCGAGATGTTTCCtacccccctcctcccccctggaaattttgaaaactaaacattttttaattaaaattctaTTTAGGAAAATTCACCAAACAGCTGAAAGGTTTACGAAATATTACTTTATGAAATGGACCCCAAGGTCTCCTTGCTCCCTCGCTTTTGAGTTTGTTCGATTATTTGAATgtttcttgcccccccccctccctccccgaTCCCCAGGAAAAAATATGCGTTCTGCCTGGCTAGGATCCGTTTTGGGAATAAGAAATGGTgtttttttgaattattcaGATATACAAATAGGACGGTTTAAGGTatgaaaacatgaatatattcaatTGCACGTCCTTTTTCTCAAACTGTTTTTATTCCCTAGATTGGTTCATCCCTTTTCATTTTGGTCATCTCGGATGTTCACGATCGATCTTTGCCCAAACCAAAAGATAATTATCATATATTCCTTACAGATGGCAACCAGGATCTACCACAACCGATGTTTATCCTCGTTATCTCAGGAGGTTCAATAATTGGAGTTCTAATCATCACTTTGATAATAACTATTGGAATTAAAATAGGGTAAGATGACCTATTGGTACATGCATATACActgaagaaggaaaggaagaagagaaaaagatgaaaaaataagaaggaaaagtgtatatagtagtagtagcagaagttgtagtagaagtagtagtaatagtcgtagtagtagtagaagtattagtagtgcagtagtaattgtagtagaagtattagtaggaatagtatagaagtagtagtaatgcATGTAGCAAAAGTAGTAGAAGTgtagcagcaacagcagcatatagtagtagtagtagcagtagtaataggagtagttgtagaagtagtagtagaagtagaggaaggaggatgagaagaacaagatgaagaaaaaaaaacagagagggagagTGAAAGGGTTATTAAAATGTATTAATAAGGAAGAAATGGCAAATAAGAAAATTTTAAggtttattgggggggggggggggtgaacagCCAGAGAAGAATCGCGGATtcttaaaaaaagcaaaaaagcaATACTAAACAATGGAATTCAAatcattatacattatattgtaTCATTCTATTTCCAGTCGAGATAGATCTCCATCGGTTGAATCAACAAAGTCTTCTAATGCCGCCCTTCCTGATCGTCCACCCTCCTACCTCGAGCCAGATCCAATAAGAACGAACATAAATCAACCATCACATATATATGACACACCAGATGGCTCCGGACTATACCAAAACACCACTGGTGTTGATGGCGGCTTTAGTGAAACACCTGTGATAGGAGATTCCTCGGGATATACAGAGCCGTACCCTTATGCATATTCGTACTTAGATCGACC
Protein-coding sequences here:
- the LOC121423479 gene encoding very low-density lipoprotein receptor-like; protein product: MLPWAVAFDNRSRTVFWSDAVLDAIFRANIDGTDQRIIVDNLGYPAGLSIDTVNDRIYWTDRELDVVGSSTLNGTDRTVLVNSGLTTPEGITVSTRNNLLFWVDRGDNNNPGTIERVNTAGSQRMTIVSGELDYPTAVSLNHDEDRLYWADFGPGHVASVTINGNDRREHVTKVQGFSFIKPYGLALLGREDKIFYSDHTQKVILEIDKSRRSDQTEITIQGNEGQFRDLTHIFISEFSEVICDPESKSAAPQQPPCPSTPASMTKMTTIVQDSTTTIIVSENPNHTTTIAGSSTMSTPINSTTDGNQDLPQPMFILVISGGSIIGVLIITLIITIGIKIGRDRSPSVESTKSSNAALPDRPPSYLEPDPIRTNINQPSHIYDTPDGSGLYQNTTGVDGGFSETPVIGDSSGYTEPYPYAYSYLDRPESRQTEPPPTYLNGGVWVPGQNRR